From the genome of Gryllotalpicola protaetiae:
TGGTGCAGGGCGCGCTCGGATTCCTGCTCCTCGGTCTCGGCCCAGAACTCGCTGCGGTAGAGGTACGGGCCGAAGAAGTGCACGTGGCCGCGAGCGTACTGGTTGGGCATCCGCCGCCAGTCGCCGGTCGCGACGATCGCCGCACCCGTGTTGCCGTGATAGCTGCGGTAGGTGGAGAGCACGGTGTCGCGCCCGGTGTAGAGCCGGGCGAGGCGGATCGCGTTCTCGTTCGCGTCCGCCCCGCCGTTGGTGAAGAAGACCTTCTCGAACTCGGCGCCCGTGAGGTTCGCCTTCTCGACGATCAGCTGCGCTGCACGGCCCCTGGCGAGGTTCGCGTGCTTCGGGTCGATCGTGGTCAGCACGTCGGCCTGCGCCTTGATCGCCGCGACGACCTTGGGGTGCTGGTAGCCGATGTTGACGTTGACGAGCTGGCTGGACATGTCGAGGTACTGCGTTCCCTCGAAGTCCCAGAGCCGGGCGCCCTCACCGCCCGCGAAGACGAGCGGATTCAACGCCCCCTGCGCCGACCAGGAGTGGAACACGTGCGCGCGATCGAGGTCGCGGGCGAGCTGCTGGTCGGCTGGGTCGAGTTCGGTCATGGGGCTATCTTCTACTTCCCGCCGGGCTGGAGCGTCACGGTCTCGGGCTTGAAGTCCTCGCCCGTGACGTCGACTCCCTGCTTCTTGAGGTCGGCGAGCGCTTCGTCGACGTAGGTGTTCGTGTAGGCATCCGAATCGGGCTTGGCTGTGATGACGGTCGCGCCGCTGCCGTTCTTGGTGTGCAGCGCGATGTCGACGGTCTGATCCCAGGTCTTCGTGTCGATCTTGCCCACGCCGTCGGGCGACGGCCAGATCAGCTTGTCGACCTCGTTGGTCTGCCAGGTCTGGTGGCTGAGGCCGAGCTGACTGCCCGCGGCGACGACGTCGGCCGCGGTCTGGTCGATGTGGTCGCGGGCGTAGACCCAGCCCTTGAGCGTCGCCTCGATGACCTTGGTGGTCTGCTTCTGATAGGCCTTGTCGTTCTTCAGCTTGTTGCTGTCGGCCCACAGGCCGTCCTGGTACATGCCGAAGCCGAGGTCGGACCAGTCGAGGATGTTGAGGTCGTCGAGCGTGTACAGCTTGCCGGTCTTCGGGTTCGTCGACTCGAGCACCTGCGCCAGCTCGTTGTACGTCATCGCCTGGGCGGCCTTGATGTCGCCGTCGAGGAAGGCGTTCATGTCGAAGCCCTGCTGCACGATGGTGACGTCCTTCGCGGGGTCGAGGCCCGACTTCGTCATGGCGGCGTACGGCTCGAACTCGTTGCCGCCGCCCCAGCTGCCGACCGTCTTGCCCTTCAGGTCCTTGACCGAGGTGATGTCGTTCGACTTGAAGGAGATCTGCAGGGTGCCGGAGCGCTGGAAGATCTGGGCGACGTCGGTGATCGCGGCGCCCTGCTCGCGCGAGGCGAGCGCCTTGGGCGCCCACGCGATCGCGTAGTCGACGGCGCCGTTGGCGAGCTGGGTCTGCGGCACGATGTCGCCGCCGGCCGGGACGAGCGTGACATCCAGCCCCTCGTCCTTGTAGTAGCCCTGCTTGACCGCCTCGACGTAGCCGGCGAACTGGGCCTGCACGGCCCACTGCAGCTGGATCTTGACGGGGGTGAGCCCGGCCTTCGTCGTAGCCTTGCCGGTCGAGGCGGGGGTGCTCGAGCAGCCGACGAGAAGGGCGGCGGCCGCCGCGGCGGCGCCGGCGAGCGCGATGGCTCGGCGCGTGCTGTGTTTCATGAGTTGCTCCAATCGGGGTGCGG
Proteins encoded in this window:
- a CDS encoding ABC transporter substrate-binding protein: MKHSTRRAIALAGAAAAAAALLVGCSSTPASTGKATTKAGLTPVKIQLQWAVQAQFAGYVEAVKQGYYKDEGLDVTLVPAGGDIVPQTQLANGAVDYAIAWAPKALASREQGAAITDVAQIFQRSGTLQISFKSNDITSVKDLKGKTVGSWGGGNEFEPYAAMTKSGLDPAKDVTIVQQGFDMNAFLDGDIKAAQAMTYNELAQVLESTNPKTGKLYTLDDLNILDWSDLGFGMYQDGLWADSNKLKNDKAYQKQTTKVIEATLKGWVYARDHIDQTAADVVAAGSQLGLSHQTWQTNEVDKLIWPSPDGVGKIDTKTWDQTVDIALHTKNGSGATVITAKPDSDAYTNTYVDEALADLKKQGVDVTGEDFKPETVTLQPGGK